The following coding sequences are from one Arachis hypogaea cultivar Tifrunner chromosome 7, arahy.Tifrunner.gnm2.J5K5, whole genome shotgun sequence window:
- the LOC140174396 gene encoding cation/H(+) antiporter 18-like: MQLCFLNAVFPSKSLTVFDTLANIGLLFFMFLIGLELDPKSLLSKTGQKALAIALVGITFPFVLGIGTSFALRATISQGFDKAPFFVFMGVILSITTFPVLARILAELRLLTTEVGRMAMSAVAVNDVAAWILLALAIALSGSESSPLVSVWFLLSGCGFVICCTLVLPSILRWMSRRCSEGEAINESYVCATLATVLAAGFVTDTIGIHALFGAFVFGVVLPKEGPFAATLVEKVEDLVSGGGSGVEGETKR; this comes from the coding sequence ATGCAGCTCTGCTTTCTGAACGCTGTGTTCCCATCCAAGAGCCTAACGGTCTTTGACACTTTGGCCAACATTGGCTTacttttcttcatgttcttgataGGACTAGAACTCGACCCCAAGTCCCTCCTTAGCAAAACAGGACAGAAAGCTCTTGCCATTGCCCTTGTTGGGATCACATTCCCCTTCGTCTTGGGAATCGGGACATCTTTTGCACTTCGAGCAACAATCTCGCAGGGATTCGATAAAGCACCTTTCTTTGTGTTCATGGGAGTCATTCTCTCCATCACCACCTTCCCCGTCCTGGCACGCATCTTGGCTGAGTTGAGGCTGCTTACCACTGAGGTTGGACGGATGGCTATGTCAGCAGTGGCTGTTAATGATGTGGCAGCATGGATTCTTCTCGCCCTTGCAATTGCGCTCTCTGGCTCTGAATCTTCTCCACTTGTCTCCGTTTGGTTCCTGTTGTCCGGATGCGGCTTTGTAATCTGTTGCACACTTGTTCTTCCTTCCATCCTCAGATGGATGTCTCGGCGCTGCTCTGAAGGCGAAGCCATCAACGAGTCCTACGTCTGTGCCACGTTGGCAACGGTCTTGGCAGCTGGTTTTGTCACCGACACCATTGGAATCCATGCTCTATTTGGGGCATTTGTTTTTGGAGTGGTTCTTCCCAAGGAAGGCCCTTTTGCGGCTACTCTTGTTGAGAAAGTTGAGGATCTTGTCTCTGGTGGTGGGTCTGGGGTGGAGGGAGAGACGAAGAGATAG